The stretch of DNA AGTCACTGATCTTTTTATTCTTAAAGGTAATTAGTTGAACACAATAGTAAAATcttttaacattgttttattgGTATCAACATTGATTGATATGTACAGTTACGAGAACTAACAATCCTACATCATGTCCATGTTCAGAGgcggatttgggggggggggggggtgggcccaggggccccccccccctttttgagaaaaaatttggttgcttatatagggaatcactgaagcgtgactggagcgggccccctcttaggtcagtcagtgggcccccacatatgaaaatttctggatccgccactgatgttcATATTACTACTAACTAGTATGGCATTGAACCAGGTCATGCGTTTTtcagactgtttatgacgtctttacacttgAAACAGCAGTGTCAGGTGGCTATGCGTCACCGTTCCCTCTTGTTCATTAATGGTTCGATCCGCTGAGACTGAGCTCTGGCAAATTAAACCCAATACAGATGTTCAAATACTTTATCAAAATATTCCACATAATTTACATGTCAACAGTGAAAACAAAACATGAATTTGcaaatttaacatttaatttaattGAGTGAGGAGCTATTTCAGCTCCCCTAAGTAGTTTCACAGTTAAAGAATGCGGCGCAATGATATCTCCACTGGTCTATTTGAGACCcagtacaaaatatttttataacacgTCTATTCTtataattttgccatgtgatagaGACTTTCCGCTTTGATTTTCCTGTGAGTTCATTATTTGTGTGATCAGTTTACTTTTAACAAGTTCATTTATAAGGTATAATTCCTCCATAAGAATGGCAAagttttctataaaatatatagtaagttgtaaaaacatctttaaatcatcacaatatacatgtaatttcaTTTATGTCTTCCCTTTGATATTCCGTTCTTACATAGTACTATAGTTCTTTTTACGTCATCCTGTATTCTAGCAAAGGGAGATTATTCCAGAACATCTCTGTTACACACTAAATGCCTCTGATATGTATAATTGTGATACTAAGTCAGCGATTTATCTATTAgtttttatttactttaaacTAGTTAAGTAACATCGAGTACTCCTATTTCGTAGCTATGTGTCTATTGTTTAAtgatggacgtcaagttggttacttattccctattccctattaggtaacgaatagggaatagggaataagtaacgaataggtaacgaatagggaatagggaataagtaacgaatagggaatagggaataagtaacgaataggcaacgaatagggaatagggaataggtaacgaataggtaacgaatagggaataggtaacgaataggtaacgaataggtaacgaatagggaatagggaataagcaACCAACTTGACGTTCATTGTTTAATGTTAGTTATTTCTATGTCTCTTTACGGCTTTTTAGTTAAGCCCGTTGTAACTGGTTTGTACAATtaattgttcttatgttgtgatgTAATACCATTGTCCCAGATTAGGATAAGGTTTAGTGCTGACAAACATGCTTAATCCCGCCACATTTTATAAGTGAAAAAGGGGTCAGAAATATACATGAGTTCAGTAAGCTACGAAATGATACTTATGTAGTCAAGTCCAGTGACGTAGTTCACCACGATTGTCAGGTTTTGAGATCACAAGAACAGTTTAAATATCGAGAAAAAAGTAATTTCTGTGGACAATTTGCAGATGTTAAGGATAAGAGGAAAAACACTAATGTATTTCCCGTCcgaaccaaaaaaaaatcagattaatATGGAGAAAATTTGTTGTGAGAGAAAAGATAAATGGGgtacacatcttcttttttatatatacaagtgtATTAACCAGAATTGTATTTGTATACATGATTTACATTCTGCAAAAGCAGTTTAATATCCGCAGTGCACTTTGAATTTTcgaacaaagaaacaaaaaaagattCCATCAGACACACCTACTCATAGCAAAAACAAAATCGGTGGACTCCAGCACCAACAGGAACAAACTACATTCTAGAAAAACCACGAATCATTGAAGTTCATGAAACTAAATCAAGAAAATGCAAGCAATCGTTCTGAATAATCAAGTCTACTCTATAGGACTGTTTGGCCAATACAAAGTACTGGATGGTCAGTATTGTGTCAAATGATAGTTGGAGGAACATTGCCAGGACAATTAAGCATACTAGTTGTTTATTTGCTAGTGATTGATATAAATCCGAGTGACCTCACTTGCAAACCTCAACACTGCATTTCACCTCTAAGGAAGCAAGATGACATAATGTAGACCCTGTTGTTACATCGATTAGCATTTATACTGGAAAGAAGTGAATATTATCCTGAATAAAGCAGAAGATAATGTCTTAAAATAAATCCAAAACGTTTTCAGAATTTCATACTGAAATGAGTTTTCTAAGATCTAGCGGAGACATGATTAAAAGCTCCGGTCTCTCAGAagttttttttactgtttatgCTCCTACTGCTTTTGGACAAAAGGTAAGTGGTAACGCAATTTCCCCGACCTGATCTTGATTATTTCCGTACTCAAATAACTTTGACTCTACTCATTACAACTGAAATATATGACAGAGCTGACACCTAAGATCCTTCCTGgtatttgttttgtattcttgtccttcgtatttgctaatgtgctttgtctatattacgttttgcttttatttattgacatatttcttttttttataggaattaagattattacacaatgttAATGTAGACTGTTGTACTTCTATTTTTGACGTTTTgaccgattatgtctgtttgtttttctacaCACATCATTGTCAAGATAATGGTATTGCGACTGCCATGCAactgagaggtttaactagctataaaatcaggtttaccaagtcaggaatatgacagttgttttccattcgtttgatgtgtttgatgttttgagcttttggttttacCATTTTATTGTTGTctttgaatttccctcggagttctgtattttagTCATTTACCTTTTCTCAATCAAATTAAGATGGtttacctagtcaggaatatgacagttgttttccattcgtttgatgtgtttgatgttttgagcttttggttttacCATTTTATTGTTGTctttgaatttccctcggagttctgtattttagTCATTTACCTTTTCTCAATCAAATTAAGATggtttaccaagtcaggaatatgacagttgttttccattcgtttgatgtgtttgatgttttgagcttttggttttgccattttattagggtcTTCaatcggagttcggtattttgtcaTTTACTTTTTTCTTAACCAAATTTAGATGGCACAGAAAACTTCCCACAACAGATATAAATCATATCAAATAACTGCcagtaaaaaaacaaattcaagcATTGGTAgaagtttttttaatgtttccaATAAGATTATATGTCGATCAAATCATTGAATGAAAACCGAACTATAAGGTGGTTTCTGATCACATCATAACATTTAGAAAATATTTGGAAAATTGCCGCAATGCTTCCCTTTGGTTCCACTATATGGATAAGGTTtaacttcttttaaaatttatcaccGCTGAAAGTCAGGGAACTGTTAGTTACATTTAAGATTATTCAGTAGATGCTTATCTAGAGGATTCAGGGAACAATCTTTATGCAAAATccgttcacatttatttagaaacAAATGTCAAATCTGCTTGCATAGCATCATGCCATAGACTATTTATTCACTCAGGCCTAGGACACAAACAGATCGTTTCTGGACCGGTTTGTATACTGATCTGGTAATTGAACAAGCCGTGATGCGAAGTTAAAAGACCACTAATGGTCTGACCAAGGGGCGTGGTTAGAGTCAATCACAAAGACTCAGTGACTCAATGCCACAATATTCAGAAAGGATTGAAACTACGCAGAAGCTTACTGATGTGCTTATTATACAAAAGCATAAATAACTTTGGGAAAGTAGAATACAGGACAAAGAAGGATGTTTAATTTTGAATTCGTTTTTTgggaaaggattttttttttagtttggtaTAAGATAACAGTATATAATAACTGTTAATTTTACTGATGAAAAGATAAACGAAGGAAAATCAATGGGAAATACATTTAGAGGTATCTGGAAAATCAGAATGCAgtattgatgtttttgttttcaagaaGAACAAACAGGTGCTAATTAGCTTTAGCCTGTAAAGATAAACGGAAGAAAATAGCGAAGAAGAGACTGTTGACCCGAGCTGTTATTAAACGCATTACTGCTGCGGTGAAAgaatttttcccttttttttgaaactcttgaaaattttaaagtttgaaatgtagattttttttcaatttagaaatTTTGAGTATTCAAGCTACATGATTTGAACTGTTAGGACTAATGCGACAAGCTCAAAGGACATAAACTGATGTCTTATGGAACATTGGTAACTGTGAtgttagttatcaaaggtaccatgcatataatttagtacgccagacgcgcgtttcgtctacataagactcatcagtggcaaCTTGACTCTGAAATATATTATGATTTGATGATTACATTGATTCAACGCATTCCATGAAATAAAGGAATGACTTTTGAGAGATCTAGTAtgtaggaattttggtcctcaatgctcttcaacttcgtactttatttggcctttttaacttttttggattcgagcgtcactgatgagtcttttgtagacgaaatgcgcgtctggcgtatatacaaaatttagtcctggtgtctatgatAAGTTTAAGTACAGTATCAAAAACGTCGATATGACCATGAAGTTATCGTTTTTGACAGTTACACATCAGGCTCTAACACAAAGGACCATATACAAATATGCCAGTCAAAATGAGTAGAAGGTGCTTAAATCATTTTCCAAACAACGACCCCTTCAAGtattaaaacagaaattttattacaatgaaaatatactaaatttcataaataagcTAACTGAGGGCTTAGTAAAGAATGACTTTCAAACTGAACTTTCAAATACTGATGCTAATGTTCTTATAGCAAAGACGGGTGCCAAACAATTACTATCAAATCATACTGTTGTCATTTGAGAAGAAACAATTGTTCTAGACCTTCTTGTATTTTACTGCATTCTTAATTCGTAGGGACTATTGTACAGgtttgataaaagaaaaaaaaacatggttcGATCAAACTTTCAAATACTGATGCTAATGTTCTTATAGCAAAGACGGGTGCCAAACAATTACTATCAAATCATACTGTTGTCATTTGAGAAGAAACAATTGTTCTAGACCTTCTTGTATTTTACAGCATTCTTAATTCGTAGGGACTATTGTACAGgtttgataaaagaaaaaaaaacatggttcGATCAAATTTTGGgatatacaaaaaagaaataagcTACGAATGAGACTTCCGTTAATACACTCATTGCCATGGTATGACACTACctcaaaactttataaaaaacttccgtatttaaaacaattaagaaTTTCGTAAATTAGCATTACCATTTCTTAGCAGCTGTTAGTCTGTAGAAGATTTGTAAATTGTGGTGTGCAGATAATTGCTATTTCCTTGATAGACGGAATCTGCTTATCATGCCTATGAATAAGCTATTTAACAAAAGGTTCCCAGTGCTAAAGTAGACGTCATGACTTGTAAAGTTTTACGACATTATCACGACTTGGTTGACATTTTGGAAAATCCGTCATTAGACGACCACAGATATATCCCAATAGTTGTTTTCCAAATCTTGCCCAATTTTCCTCGATTGTGTCAGCATCAAATGAGACTTATTACCACATTTATACTATACATTGAACAACATGATGTGTGCTACTAGTGAAGCAGGATCTGTCTACCCTTAAGAGCACCTGtaatcactcctagtttttgatTATGTTTCGGTTGCTATAGTTTTATATGTAGTGATTTGTGGACTATTATTGACGGTCTAACATTCTTTCGATACCTATGTTTTGAAGATCATGTTTACTCTCATAGTTTATAGAGTATTAACACTTAATCCATTGGATGGTTACTGAAAGACAATTAAGTTTTATAGAAATGATTCATTTAATCATTGTTATtggttttcaactagctttcagCATGTGCGAGTTCTCATATCTGGACTTTAtctgtggtgtttttttttgtgttttttttttggtgcttTATATCAAACCtctttaattgatttttatagatAGTTttaatgttgtgatgttatattcTTGCCCCAGGACTGGGGTATGATCGAGCGCCCATTTTCTAAGTTTTTTATAAGTTGTCTGTCGTCCTTCCTTTTTTGCCATAGGTTGTCAGGTTTTCTTCGACCTATTagttttgaatgtccctttgatatcttccaACTCTTGTATCAAAATAGGGACAAGGTTCGCTTGCCAATTCGCGTTTCAGAATcaaatgcatcctgggtaatattttcaaacgcgtacaccaaaacgttatGATTGGCTAATAACGTActaaacaatagaaattcaaccaatggCGTAACgtaattttcattttggtgtacgaacaatgagattacccataacCCTTTAGATTCCGAAAAGGTGCATTGGCGaggatgtaagcaattaaaggtcaccgtacgaccaTCCACAAAATGAAGAAGCTCATATTGTCTTGCATAGCTATAAAACCTCCCAACTGCACCAACATGGCCCTATGTGAAACAATTCGAAAGCGGAAAGTAACCGATTTCTGATTAAAGACATTAAGATAACCACGGAATAAAAGGCTCataattcgtttgatgtgtttgtgcttttgattttgccatttgacaaaggacgttctgttttgaattttcgtcggagttcagtatttttgtgcttttactttttttttttaactcaacagATTTTCTGTATTGGGATTTGAGCTATTAAACGATTTTCAATAGATTTGTTTATCTTATTACCAAAAAGTATGAGGATCAATACATCAAACTTGAACTATTCACACTTGTGTAAGTTTATCAGATACCGCGTGTCTCATACTAGATAAATATAGATTCATACATCAGTGGATTACCGAATTTATCCAATCGAGAAAGTTACTAGTAAGTAAAAAATTTATACAATGTGTTCAGAAAGGGTTAAATTTCTAAAGAATTAGAGACATCTTGTTCTCTGAGACTCAAGTACAAACCAGTAAACATCCTGTTATAGTTGAGAGTTATTAATAACAGTGCACGATGTATTGTGACAGGAGGGGgcaactgttatgctgttatggggcaatttaattctttgttatctgttattctgaaaatatatttgttgttagctgttattgtcttattcattgttagctgttattggactATTaggttttttgttttctgttattgtgataatatatttgctgttaactgttattgaaaattggaatgttagcaatTTTTTTTGACAGCCCATATTCGGCAGAAATTGAAGAttattggacattggggtctaccactagtaATATGGTGGGCCCGTATTCGGTGAAGGATTTCATTAATATATACCCATAACAGAtcaacacataaacatattaatatcaGTGAGATCCAGGACAATtccagtatatcttatgattatcctttgtaataaaatccatttttttatgaacatgtagcttgctgttcggtgtgagccaaggctccgtgttgaaggctgtttttttttacatacaatggtttacttttataaattgttacttggatggagagttgtctcattggcactcttaccacatcttcctatatctatgtatttaGAATTGATGTTTTTGTATGGAGATAATGTTCCTTGTCTCCCGTACGTACATATTAAATTCGAGCATTTCTTAATAcgacaaaaaggaaaatatatggCCAGGGATATCTGATGAGGATCTCAATTAAGAACTACATGTAGGTCTTAACTACCAgttaacattttatataataaagtacACAGACTCAGATGTGTGAttattttcaaagcagaaccaaatacattgtacaatgaaagttcaaaccatgtactgggttccgaagctgcacatacatcattacaaacaaagatttatttcgtctttaaGCCATTTTTCcactactaaactatgtattctacttactagtacacttggtacactcaaaaacctgataataagttgttcaaataaggcctttgaaaatagtggaataattggagtgtcaaaattattttgaagtacttgataaattgcatgcttataatttgtgcttttgatttttctaccctatataccactgtGTCTcgtagtcttattaagaaaaaaatcacacaccttaTGCATTGAACgtgcatataaaaaagaatcagaatgcaaatatatatatattcaaactctttcaggtcattttttagtaataacaaacaaaagaactatgtcaattggacctgcTTTGATACCATAACTGCCCATAAATTTTTAttagatatcatttttgtctgcTATGGAGTTTACGTATATTGTCAAGCTATCAGAATTCCAActtggggactaactgtgcaccacttattgcggacctgtttctgtattgtagtgagttacaattaatgaaaaaattcaGCAACggaagggattgtgcttgattttcatatgatggagacataatctttcaatcagtccTGGACctgacttattttaatatttcatttactgttatctgtttttgtccattttaattccttattattgttataagccaaatcaatttgctgttatGCTGTTATTGGGACCTCCCTCTGACAGGTAGATGGTATACGTTGCAGCTGTTTTTCTCGGCCGTGAAGGATGATAAGTTTACTTAGTATGCAGTCACGTCAATGTGTTTTCTCGTCATAAAacatcatgtactgtgttacaaccATAAACAAAGTCGACGAAGAaagatatcgcgggtccgtgactgaattaaagtatataactatgcctaagccttattttagtaattggtattgtcatctgataaagtcatgtcgattataagatacacagttttctctgctttcaaatctttctgtttgaacccgtcgacctggaacttatcaattattggaaatattaattatttggaaaacaaaaggtctaggctatccaggaatggggtattttttaatcaacagcattgtcctatattagttatcttagaaagtcttgctgattgctgaataaagctacaatagggaacaatttgacaattattgaatttagtagtgtccgccctttgattatgacccgtgtatatagcaaaatcctaaatacaccgtttggtggtgcgcctgtcaaatgcggaacgtacagataaggtaatagctaacaggtgaatatactattggtatcggtatcggattagacccggaacttgttaattactggcaatattaattatgtggaaaacaaaagggtctagagtggtgtaatttttaatctacaccattgtcctatattagttatatatagagttgaattctttgatttgtcgtttttacccgatgacggctgacaaattggacctcgtaattttagtattatagatgtatttGACCTTCAAAACGATGACCGTTTCATCAAAACAATTACTACCTATTCTATAGATATGTGGTGTGTTCTTGAAATCAATATAATTCttagatgaatttaaaaacaaaaacttttaagaaacacacacgatttaataacaactaGGACAACGCAGCAGcttaacatatatacatgataacaaTTATCACCAGTGTCTCAACAATAAAAAAGATGATCTCTCAAAATGGATTTAAATGTGCCCAAAATGTCTCAATATATTTATGATTTgtcaaattaaaaattatcttttttacaTTCTTCATCATCATCCTCCTTATTACAATCTTTTCCACTGCTTCCGCTTCCTCCACTGCCTCCGCTTCCACCACTACCGCCACCTCCTGATCCACCACCTCCTGATCCACCGCCACCACTTCCTCCACCACCGCCTCCGGATCCACCTCCTACACCGGCACTAGCGCTAGCAATTGCTACTGCAGCGGCATTTCTTAAGTCGTCATTACCAGAGGTCAACATCCATGCAAGTCCTTGGTTTCCACCAGCCAAAGCTAATGCATAAGCAGATGCAACAGCTTCTGCGTCAGCTCCTGCCATTGCAGCAGCAGCGGCGGCAGCGGCAGCTGAAGCTGCTCCACCTCCACTTCCTCCTGCAGAAGCGGCGGCAGCAGcggctgctgctgctgctgcagaTCCTCCATTTCCACCCCATCCACCACCACCTGCAGCTGCAGCTGCAGCGGCGGCAGCGGCTGCTGCAGAACCACCAGCTCCACCCCATCCACCACCTCCTGCAGCGGCTGCGGCAGCGGCGGCAGCAGCTGCTGCGGATCCACCAGCTCCATTCCATCCACCATATCCACCATTATTTGCAGCGGCAGCGGCGGCGGCGGcagctgctgctgctgctgcacCAGAACCTGCACCATAACCACCAAGGAATTTTCCACCATATCCACCTCCACCTCCGGATGAAGCAGCGGCTGCAGCGGCTGCAGCAGCAGAACTACCACCACGTCCACCTTTTCGTCCACCTCCAGCTCCAGCTCCAGCGGCTGCTCCTGCTGCTGCAGATCCTCTACCTCCCCATCCACTTCTACGTCCACCTGCACCTCCAGCTGCTGCTGCTGCAGCGGCTGCAGCTGCGGCAGAAGAACCTCCAGAACCTCCTAGCCAATTCAACCATCCAGCACCTCCACCTCCGCCTGAAGCTGCTGCTGCGGCTGCAGCGGCTGCTGCGGCTGCTGCTCCTCCAGCTCCTGATCCAGCTCCAGCTCCAGCACCAGCTCCAGCTCCTGCTCCTGCTCCAGCTCCAGCACTTGCACTTGCACTGGCCAATGCACTGACCAATTGTGATCCAAGATTTACTAATACTGAGAG from Mytilus galloprovincialis chromosome 2, xbMytGall1.hap1.1, whole genome shotgun sequence encodes:
- the LOC143065504 gene encoding uncharacterized protein LOC143065504, with protein sequence MRQLILVALLCFVTQTFAGCAFKPASNPGQFLSLVKGVGWQTFSCNVGLVWNKGRCCCYSTASEDVEEYWEDYYDYLFGEDSYGLGWLLGGGAGASASASAAAAAGAGGAGAGAGAGAGAGAGGLLGLGGLVGLGGLGGGGGGRGGRGGGGGGGGGSSDSSDSSDEGGWGWSWGGGAGAGAGASAAAAAGAGAGAGAGAGAGAAAAAAAAAAGAGAGAGADAEAAVEVDVSSESSESSDSSDSSDSSDSSDDSSDSNGSRDSNGSDGSDSSGGSSDSSDGGDDDDDDLKGLLSVLVNLGSQLVSALASASASAGAGAGAGAGAGAGAGAGSGAGGAAAAAAAAAAAAASGGGGGAGWLNWLGGSGGSSAAAAAAAAAAAGGAGGRRSGWGGRGSAAAGAAAGAGAGGGRKGGRGGSSAAAAAAAAASSGGGGGYGGKFLGGYGAGSGAAAAAAAAAAAAAANNGGYGGWNGAGGSAAAAAAAAAAAAGGGGWGGAGGSAAAAAAAAAAAAGGGGWGGNGGSAAAAAAAAAAASAGGSGGGAASAAAAAAAAAMAGADAEAVASAYALALAGGNQGLAWMLTSGNDDLRNAAAVAIASASAGVGGGSGGGGGGSGGGGSGGGGSGGGGSGGSGGSGGSGSSGKDCNKEDDDEECKKDNF